The DNA segment GAGTCAGCAAGCCGAGAATCACCAGCCAACTGCCGATCAGCTCTGAGAAGCCAGCTGCATAGGCAAAAAACAAGGGGAATGGCAGGTGCAGAGATGCCACATAGGTATTGGCAAATTGCTGTGGATCAGCCAGTTTTTCATGGCCATGGTGAATCATCATCACGCCGATAGCCAAGCGAAGCAGCAGCAGGCCAAGCGACGCAACCCCACCTGGCTTCAACACATAGGCCTCTAGAAAGGAACGGATCCGTTGGACTTGGCCAGTAGTGATCCATAGATCATTCTCAGGGCTCTGGGCTGCAGCCGGTTGATCTGCAGGGCGGCTGAGGGCCACAAACCAAAGGGCCATACAGGCAGCCAAGAAGCCTCCAAACAGTTCAAGAAGCAGGGGCGTGGACATGGTGAATTGATTTCTTCTCCAATCTTGGCAAGCTTGATGAAGAAACGTGAAGCACCAAGTCGCGTTTGCCTAGGCCCTATCCCAGGGCAATGACGATCATGCGGGCACTGGAGCGGTAGGCCAGTGTTTCAACTCCAAGAGCTAAAGGCGCATCGGGATGGCCGGAACCTATGCCGTGAAGCAGGGCAAGGTTCTGGAGGCCGCTTTCTAAATGGCGCTGAAGGTGCCTTACGCGGGGGTCAGCCAGGTTTATCGCCACAGGCCGTTGAACCCAGCGCTCTGCCAGCTCGAGCGGCACGCGGTGGCGGCTGACCTCGCTAATAGTCGTGGCCAGCCGCTGGGGGTTGAGGTTGAAGAGCAAGCCATTGAAGTGGCCGGTCTCAACAGAAAAGGATTGACCTGGCAGATAGATCGCCTGCTGGCCAGCCCGATCAAACCAGTCCTTGCCCTCAATGCGAAAACGAGTGCTGCCGAAGTAGGGGATTTCCAGAGTGCTGTCACTGTGATCCGAGGTGCTGGCAACTAAGGGCACATAAGTTGCTGCGCTGATTGCCATCCGACCTGCCAGCAAGCAGTGGGCACGATGGGCAAAAGGCTGGCTGATTTGGCGGGCCTCAAAACAGATGAGTTTCACAGTGAGGCCGATTTCCTCGGCTAAGGCATCACTGTCAAAGCGCAACTCACCAGGTTCACTGCCGAATGCCAATGTCTGCGTGCCCAACCAGTCCATTTGCTGGTGAAGCGGCGCATCTGGGGCCGGAGCAGCGGCTGCCACGGAAATACCCATTTATGGGAATTTATTAAGTGCGCAGGCTAAGTCCGTTTCGCCAAACTTTCACTTACTACGCATTTATTTCCAAAATCAAGGGGTCTGCTGATAGATCTGCTCTAAACGCTCGCGGCTGAAGTCGACGTAAAGCACCTCATCGCCTGGCTGGGGAGCCTCTGGGTGAACCCTGCTGCGTTTACGAGGGGCCTGAAGGGAATCTCCCTGCTGGGAACTACGCAAGTTTTGGGACATCAGAGCAAAGGCGCCGCCAGCGATGGCCGCAAAGAAAACCAAATAAATGACTGCCAGCAAATCGTTCATCGGACTTTCCGCTTTGCTGAATCTTAATATGAAGAAATATGAAACGTGGCTTAGCGGCCTGC comes from the Cyanobium sp. Tous-M-B4 genome and includes:
- a CDS encoding DoxX family protein — its product is MALWFVALSRPADQPAAAQSPENDLWITTGQVQRIRSFLEAYVLKPGGVASLGLLLLRLAIGVMMIHHGHEKLADPQQFANTYVASLHLPFPLFFAYAAGFSELIGSWLVILGLLTPVGALALTGTMTVAAYQHILTAGLNIYVLELVVLYLGGSLALLLVGPGRFSFDAGMLPGLLVKPAVRIKPETSAPSAGISGLAPAYVPIKASNSNR